GAGCCCCTCGGCGGCGAGGTTCTCGACCATTTTTTTGATCACCTGATCTTCCACCGCTGATTGATCAACGGAATCGGGTGTCAAAAATTCGAGGAATTTGCCGACCTTCGACGCAACCACCTCAGAAGAGTTGGAAATCTTCAGCACGATCATGGTCAGCGATTAGAGGCGCAAGCTCTAACAACATAGTGCGGATGGGGAGACTTGAACTCCCACGACATTGCTGCCACTAGTACCTGAAACTAGCGCGTCTACCAATTCCGCCACATCCGCTGGCGTGTGTCGCGTAGGCGACTTAGCGACCATAGGTCATCGAAGGGCCGACTCCCCAGGTGCTGTCAAGCCAGTTTGAGCGCCGGCCGTCTAGACGGTCTCAAGCGATCTCGTCAAGATGGGCAGACTTCTGTTGAAAGCGAGGAATGACAACCGCGGCGCCTCCGTCTCAGGACATTCTCAAGCCGCATCTCGCCATTGATGGGGGGCACAAGCTTCAGGGAGAGCTAAGGGTCAGCGGAGCCAAGAATTCGGCTCTGGTACTGATGACAGCATCACTTCTGACCTCCGAGCGTCTCACGCTCCACAACGTCCCCCCCCTGACCGACATCGATGGGATGGAAAATATTTTGGTGTCGCTTGGGGTGAAGGTTCGTCGCCGCTCAGAAACCGTGGAGTTGCAGGCGTCGAGTCTCACAAGCGCAGAACCTCCCTACGAACTGGTGAATGGTCTTAGGGCCAGCTTTTTTGCGATCGGATCGATTCTCGCGAGGATGGGATACGCCAAAGTGCCCCTTCCTGGTGGATGCCGCATCGGTGCACGACCGGTGGTTGAGCACATCCGGGGATTGAAAGCCTTAGGTGCTTCGGTGACTGTGGAACACGGTGTCGTGACAGCGGCAGTTCCCGGTGAGAGCAAGCGCCTGAAAGGTGCCTCGATCGTGTTGGACTGCCCGAGCGTGGGCGCCACGGAAACGATCCTGATGGCCGCAACCCTGGCAGAAGGAACCAGCGTGATCGAAAACGCTGCGCAGGAGCCCGAGGTTCAGGATCTTGCCAACCTGCTCAATGCCATGGGGGCACGCATCACCGGAGCTGGTGGTCCCACGATCACGATCCATGGAGTGGACAGCTTGCATGGTTGTGAATATTCCGTGATTCCTGATCGCATCGAGGCTGGAACCTTTCTGCTCGCAGCAGCAATCACCCGTTCTCCCCTTCGGATTGCACCGGTTATTCCCGACCATCTGAACGCCGTGTTGCAGAAACTGCGCGACTGTGGCTGTGCGCTCGAGATCGACGGAGATGGCATCACCATCACCCCTGGAGAGATCAAGGGCGTCGACATCACCACCCAGCCATTTCCTGGTTTCCCTACCGATCTGCAAGCTCCTTTCATGGCTCTGCTGGCAACAGCCAACGGCACGAGCGTGATTACGGAGAAGATCTACGAGAACAGGATGCAACACGTGGCTG
The sequence above is a segment of the Synechococcus sp. PROS-7-1 genome. Coding sequences within it:
- the murA gene encoding UDP-N-acetylglucosamine 1-carboxyvinyltransferase, whose product is MTTAAPPSQDILKPHLAIDGGHKLQGELRVSGAKNSALVLMTASLLTSERLTLHNVPPLTDIDGMENILVSLGVKVRRRSETVELQASSLTSAEPPYELVNGLRASFFAIGSILARMGYAKVPLPGGCRIGARPVVEHIRGLKALGASVTVEHGVVTAAVPGESKRLKGASIVLDCPSVGATETILMAATLAEGTSVIENAAQEPEVQDLANLLNAMGARITGAGGPTITIHGVDSLHGCEYSVIPDRIEAGTFLLAAAITRSPLRIAPVIPDHLNAVLQKLRDCGCALEIDGDGITITPGEIKGVDITTQPFPGFPTDLQAPFMALLATANGTSVITEKIYENRMQHVAELQRMGAAIRIQGNTAVVEGVSNLSAAPVNGTDLRAAAAMVLAGLVARGNSQVCGLNHLDRGYAGIEDKLRACGAVLERHLP